GTGCAATTTGGGCACAGTGGATATTCACCCCATTGGCTGGTGTGCCATCAACAGCAAGATCCTGGTGCCACCACAAAGTAAGTGTGGGCTGAGAGGGGTCAGCACATGCCTGGGCACAGAGGAGCCTTGGTTTATGCCTCGTGCAGTGGGACAGGTGCTCCTACTCTGTGTGCCCCACTTGTGCTCTGAGTTACAAGGAACCATGAGTTCTATGGGAAGCTGGAGTCCGCTTGGActgctccctcagcatctccctGTGGCTGACCCTGGCTGAAGGGCTGGTGTCAGATCTGTGGACAGAGGCTGTTCCTCCTTCTGACACACACGTAGACTAAGGCTTAACCTTTGAGGGAATGTTTGGCTTGACATCCTGGACAGCATCTCTGGGGAGCCCAGTGGCTCCAGTCGTTGCTCAGCCAGTAGTTTGGAGAGGGATGCCACTTTAGCAGAATTCTGGCAAGCTGAGATTTTCTTGGTATGGCTCATGTGGTTTTTCTCTAATACCATTTCCACATCTAGATCAGTGGAGCTGGGTGTCTGCTTGGCCCATGGCCCACTCCATTCTGTAACAGTGATCCCTTGCAGCCAGTTCTTGCAGAACAGGGTCTGCCTGAGAGCAGATACAGGACCTAAATGTGAAGAAGACCTTTTGGTGCAAATGGGCTCTTGGAGAGGTGCAGTGTGGTATAAAgatgtgcttttttccccccctgtgCATATGTAGCTATCCATGCCAAGTGCACCGACTGGAGAAGTTACCTCATGAAAAAGTTGGTGGGAGCCAGGACCATCCCAGTAGATTTCCACATCAAGGTGAGCATGGGAGGATATCATTGTCAGTGTGGAAATGAAGCCAAAGCCAAGAGATACCTGTGCAGCGTGTCTCTCCTGGTTCTGATATATGCAACCCCTATGGGCCTTGTTGAAAGCTGaccagggctggagcagtgagTGCTTTCTCCATGCTCCTGAGACCCCCATCACAGTGCTGTGGGTAATGGCAGTGCCTCCCTGCCCTGTCAGGACAACTGTTTCTCCTTTGGGtcacagatggattttaaaagctgttgtCATGTAGTCTGCTGGAAAATACTGGGCTAGAGATTTGCCTTTTTGCAGAAGAGAGAGGTGAAtgcagctccagcctggcctctccctgccccattTCAGTGCCAGGGATTGACTCTGAGAGTCAAAACCCTTTGCCTTTGGTGCTGGTGGGGAGTGAGTGGGAGTGGGAGTGCAGGTTGTGCCATGGCCTTGGCAGCTTTATAGCTCTTGTGGCTGATTTGTGCAGCCTACACTGAGGTTAGACCTTATCAGGGAGAAGAGACTTCTTTTCTGGCCTAGTGTCTTTGGAAACTGCAGATAAGCAAAGACAGTCCAAGAGACAGCAGGCAGGAGGGTGGTTGAAGGGTTTTGGTGGTCATTGGTGACACTGAGCTGGAGACTTTGATGTATTTGATGTTTCCCTCATTGTCTCTCAGAAAGCTGAGAAGATATTTGTAGCTGTTTGTTCCAGGGTCACAGCTTGTAGCTGAGGGCTCACACCATGGACAGGAATCAGTAGAGAGACAGTCATTGTCAGTATCTTTCTCTCCTCCATATCTCTACTCTCACCTAATGAAAAGGAGGTGGAAGGGGGAGACCTTACCTTAAAAGTTCGTCTGGGTTCGGGTAGAGGCTGTTTTGGGTGCCTGAGTCTGTTTTGAACTGTGGTTCCTGGTTGCTGCACAGCATTCTGGGACCACAGTGCCAAAATGTCAGGTGTTCTATGAACAGCTTTAAGTATTTGTGGATGGGTagggtgtcctggttttggctggtatctgggccagggctctgttttggatttgtgctgagaacagtTTTGATAACATGGGGATATTTTAGTTTTTGCCAAGCAGTGCTTGCATTATGAAGGCCTTTCCTGCTttcaccctgcccagccagtGACTGGACtaggggtgcacaagaagctgggagggagcctggccaggacagctgagctgATCTTCATTCCCAGTGTATAAACTGAGGGGAGCTGTCGGGAAGGGCCGATGGCTGATCTTTCAGCAGTTGGTGAGCTAGACTGTATCAGCAAACTGAAGGTCTCAAAAAATCAGTTAGAAGGTATCCAGTGACTCTTTTCATGTGCCTGCACCTTTGGGTTGGTCTGCAGAGTAACTGACATCAGAGGTGGAGCTGGTAGATAGATCATCATGTTTGTTGAGCAACAAACTGATCAGACTAAAAAGGTACAAATAAGGGCCTGACCTTTTTTAAAGTCAACTGGAAAAGCCTGTTGCCCTttgggaatcatagaatggtagggattggaagggacctccagagatcatctagtccaacccccctgcagaagcaggtccgcctagatcaggtcacacaggaacgcatcccggagggtcttgaaggcctccaaggaaggagactccacaccctccctgggcagcctgtgccagggctccctcactgaaacagtgaaagagttttttcttacatttaagtctTAACTGCTTCCAGCCTTGAAACCCTTATGGTCTCTTCCATGACTGACCAAGGCATCTAATTCCTCACTCTCCTGGTGAACAGAAGGAACAGTTATTTCTCACACTCAAAAACATTCacacaaagtgctggctgagcATAGCTGCTGGGCCAGGGTGGGGGTAACTGTTGTGGGGCTACAGGATGAAAGATTCCTAGGGTACACGTGTCCAACCGTGCTGTCACGTGTGGGActggcagctccctgtccctctggtgCCCTCACTCCCATGTGTCCCTTCCCAGAGGTGTCTCCCAGTCAGCTTTGGGCAGTGTAGGCCAGTGTGTCTGTGGGGAAAGCTCTTCTCCGAAGTGTTTGGAGAAGCAAAACACTGAGTGGGATTGAACTCCCCTTTCTGTGTTGGTTGTTGACAGATGGCAGAGAGCATGAAGTACCCGTTCCGGCAGGGCATGCGGGTGGAGGTGGTGGACAAGAACCACATGTCCTGGACGCGCATGGCTGTGGTGGACACGGTGATAGGGGGCAGGCTGAGGCTCCTCTATGAGGATGGTGACAGCGATGATGATTTCTGGTGCCACATGTGGAGTCCTCTCATCCATCCCGTGGGCTGGTCACGGAGAGTGGGCCACGGCATGAAGAAGACAGGTAGGAATCAGACCAACACATGCATCTTCTGATTTGCTATCAACTGCCTGGATCCTCCTGCTGACACCGGTCGTGATGGGCTGGGAGCCAGGCAGTTGCCTCATGACCTGATAGATGAAATCTATGTAGTCCTGTGTCTGCTGCATTTCCTACTGGGCAGATAAAAGCCCAGCAATCTGCTGCCAGAGGGGAGGACAGCGGGGTTTCTTCCCTGAAGGAGATTGGCTGTGCTCACAGTGTGAGAATGCAGGGTTGCAACATCCCAAACGTTCGTAGTCTTCTTGAGGAAATTCATGGTGGCTTCTGTAAGACTCAGGTTGTGTTTTCCTGGAATTCTTCAGAGAGGAATTGTTGGTCAGCTTAGactggcagaaaaaaacaaaggcttAAGGCATGCTGATGCTTTTGGTTGTGTGTCCCTTCTGTACTGCCTCTCCCCAGTGATTACAGCTGCACGTGGAGGTGTTACCCCTAGAGCTCAGGAAGCTCAGCCATCCGCTTTTGAGCGAGCTCCACATGGCAGCCCGTGTTATGTGCAGGTGCAAGGAGGCTGACCTGTTCTTTTTATTACTCTTCTCATGGTCTCTGATCTGGGTTCTTTGTAGCAGCTGAGCTCGCACCGGGGAGTTAATGACCAGTGTGATGTTCTTGCCGCGGTGGCTGCAGGTTTCCTACAGCTCTTTGTTTCTTCCATtcctcacagaagaaaaacGTAATGACATGGCAAACCATCCCACCTTCCGGAAGATTTACTGTGATGCTGTCCCCTATCTGTTTAAGAAGGTAAGACAAGTCTGCCTTTGGCCACAGCAAAGGAAGCCACGATACCACTTCATTCCTTGCGTTGACATGCTGCTGGTGTGGATTGTTGAGGAGAGCTGGTTTCATTCTGCTGCAGCTGTAGGCCACAGTAAGGTGTTTGGGGTGTGTGGTCAGGCAGGGGCAGGTCAAAATAGAAAGGTGGAAGAAGTAAGATAAGGACAAATTGAGGGACTGAACTGAAAGGCAAGCAGTTGCTTGGAGCTTTGAGTTGCAGGAAACACAATTGCATGAGAGAGACCAGTTCTGACAAGGAGCTGATTCCTACTGGTGAGCACTGAGGCGAGGAGGAGACTTGTTGTGCTGTGGGACAGCAGCTGAGTGCTAGGCCTGGCTCTCTGACTGACCGGAGCCTTGGCAGGAGGTTACTGACAGAGTTGCTTTGGCTGcctctttgtgtttcttttaatatttcttcttttttctcccaacTTGGGCTAATCCAAGTAAAGAAGCTCTAACCTCCTTTGCCTTTGTCACGCTCAGTGCTGGGACGGGGCTCTCCTGTAGCCCTGGCAGCACATGCTGAGCCAGAGTCTCCCTCAGGTACGAGCGGTCTATGCGGAAGGTGGATGGTTTGAGGAAGGCATGAAACTGGAGGCCATTGACCCCCTGAATCTGGGCAACATTTGTGTGGCCACCGTTTGCAAGGTGAGTTCAGTGGGCAGAAGAGGGTCTGCTGCGTTTACCTGAGAGAAACTGACCTCTTCTCAGGTCTTTGCAACTTAATGAGACCAGGTGGGATTTTGCatgagggagagaagagggcTGTCCAGAGAGGAGGGCAGCTGATGTGTGGAGGGAGTTGGGATGTTACCTTGGAGGTCTGAGAAGCTGATGGGACCAGCAGTTGTCTACATGTACCTGAGCAGACAGCGTCAAGATAAGCACACTTGGTCTGCAAGCTAACTGTGGAGGGTGTGTGACTGGCCACCAGCCTTCTTTTGCCCTTGGCATGCAGTAGAAAAGCTTTGTTCTCCAGTTCTTGGAGTGCACAGAGAGGCCTTGGTAGTGCTTCCTTGAGGAGAGAAAGGGGGGAGAGTTGAGGGGTGACCTGTATGGAGAATAGGGTGTAGGGGCATCATTTACTGGTGTGGGAAGCTGGGGATGGCCTTGTCTGCTGCAGTCTCTCCTTATGAGGTGGCAGGGAGCTCTGCTTGTGTGCTAGTGTTGGGAAGTACATTGCTGGGCCAGGTTTCCTCAGTGAGGTATGATGCATGTCCTGAGGCTTTTCCTGTTCCCTCAAGAAGCTGTTTGCCCTCAGAGAACCCAAGCAGAGGACTTTGGTACTTGGGGTTTGGCAGGGGGATGCTAGGACAACCCCTTGTGTCTGTAAAATGTTCCCTTCAGCCATTGCTTGGAAATGTGAAGAGTTTGGGGCAGATGTGCCTGTCACGTTTCAGAGGCACCAGTCCCTGGTGAGTGGCAGGATGGGAAGAGTGCTGTTGCTGTAGGAAGTGGAAAGTCTGAAGGTGCTGCCCTTCCCTTCAGCCCAGTAACGAATTTGTGACCTGGCTGGTGTGGGAGGATCTATGGTCTGCCTCTGAAGGAGAACAGAGCTCCTGACTCCCTTTCACAAGGCTATTAGTATTGGTCCTGGTGCTGCAGAAACTGCTGCTTTAGGGATCAGCTTGTGTTGACTGACACATCAGTCACGTGCCCTGGAGTGTGTAACGCTGCATTTTGCTATCTAGTGGTAATTGCGATCCATCTGTGGGGGCTCTTGGGGGGAAACCTTTGAGAGGAGAGGCTTTAGAGCAAGCAAAGGTCTACACTCCTGTCCTTTGCTCCCATCTCAGGTCCTGTTGGATGGATATCTCATGATCAGCATTGAtggggccacatctgctgaTGAATCTGACTGGTTCTGCTATCATGCTTCCTCACACGCCATCTTCCCCATCAACTTCTGTCAGAAGAACAACATCAATCTGACCCCTCCAAAAGGTGAGATTTGGACTCTGCCTTGTGGTACAAACCTTCTGGGCTCTGCTTTTCTAGGAGGTGTCAGGTTCAGATAATCAGAACTACAAGGTCCCAGTCTGCCTGTTCTTCAGGGAGATAGGGCTGGATCAGGGAGCCAGCCCATTTGAGCTCTGCCCTTATAACAAGTCTTGGCACTTTGTGGAGGGAAGTAACATCTTCAGAGGGTGTTAATAGTGTGGTGGTTAGCTCCTGGCAGGTCAGTGAGAGAAGTGTATGATTCCCAGGATGAACAGAAGCAAAAGTTTAAAGGGTAAGGAGGGTGGGTAGGGATAAGTAGTGCTATTCTGTCTTCCTTTGTTCCTGCTAATGAGAGAAAGACTGGTCATAGTGGTGTGTTCTAAACacacttcttccttccttctgcctctcctcacCTTTGTGGTGTGAGTATGTGACCCATACGGATGTTCAGGGTTGCAGCTCGTGCTCTTCTGCTATTTGCCCGCTGGAGGGGGGTGCTGGGCTGCCGTGGCATCTCTGCACTAGTATTGTGTCCAAGATCAAGGTGTACCTGCTGGTACAGCTCATACATCTCATTCCTGCCTATTCAGCCTTTTCCCCAAGCTACTCCACCCAGTGACTgccttttcccctcttcttcctGCTGTAGGGCATGATGCAAAGACCTTCAACTGGGAAAGTTACCTGGAGAAGACTAAATCAAGACCTGCTCCTGCACGGCTCTTCAACACGGtgagtgctgctggcaggaggagaTGTGTAGGGATGCTTGCAGTCAGCAAGGAGGAGCCCAGGAGCTCTGCCTGCCACAGAATAGTTGAGGTGGAAGGGACTGCTGGAGGTCATCTTgtccaacacccctgctcaagcaggctCACCTATAGCAGGTTGCTCAGGCCTGTAtccagacagattttttttcatatctccaaggatggagactctaCAGCCtccctggacaacctgtgcaagTACTCAGTTGCCTTcagtaaaaaatgtttcctgctgttcagagggaacctcctgTTTGTGCCCATGGCCTCTGATCCTGTTGCTGGGCACCACTGGGCACCAGTCTGACTCTGTCTTTGCACCCTCCCTCCGGGCATTTATACACATTGATAGGATCCCCCTGAaccttctccagcctgaacagtcCCACCTCTCTCAGCATCTCCTCAGAGgagagatattccagtccctTCTTGaccctttgctggactctccccagtatgtccatgtctctcCTGtactgggaagcccagaaatggacacagcactccaggtgtggcctcaccagtgctgagtagaggggaaggatcacctcccttgatctgctgggaACATTTCTCCTAATGCAGCCAAGGATGCTATTAGCCTTCTTTGTCCcaagggcatgttgctggctcacattcagttTGGTGTCCACCAGGATCCCCAGGCCCttttctgctgagctgctttcctgccaCTCGGCCTCCAGCTGGACTTTACCTTTTGTTGAACTGCCTGAGGTTCCTGTTAGACCATTTCTCTACCTTGTAAAGGTCCCTCTTCCCAGTTTTGTACcaccagcaaacttgctgagttTGATGTGACACTCTGCCATGTCACCCAGATAATTAGTGAAGATGTTGACCAGGACTGGATCTGGGATTACCCCTGGGATACACTACTAATTATTGGCCTCTAACTAGACTTCATGCTACTAATtgccactctctgggcccaaaCACTCAGTTCACCTCACTGTCTCCTCATACAGCCAGTACTTCCATCAGCTTCTCTGTCAGGATCttatgggaaacagtgtcaaaagccttctTGAAGTTGGGATAGACAATATTCAATGTCTCTACTGGGCTACTTTTTGCTGCTGGTCAGCACTTCTAAGGAGAGCCCAGAGTTTGTATCCTCAAAGGCCCTGTTTGGCTGTCCAGGGCAAACTGTGCCATGCCTTGGTGAATGTAATGATATCTTGGTCCCTCTGAGTGTGACCTGTGATTCTTTAGTGTTTCCAGGAGCTCCTGGTGGATTCTGCACCCATATTGCCTGTGGACACGAGGCTGGCACGTGGGTGGAGGGGGCTGCTCGGCAGCATCAGCAAACAAGACTGCTGGGCCTGCACTGGTCGTTCTTATTTCCCAGGGCTGTCTCAGGTTAATGGGTTACCTGCTGCTCCCTCTGGGGCTGGTTTCTAAAGGCAGGGCTGAGATTCACTGGGGGCACAGCCAGCCTTGGATCTGCTCACATCTGCCCCTCTGGGGCATGACTGGCTGGTTCAGTTACACGCCTGTGGGCTCGTTGTCTCTGTGGTTGCTTTAAGCTAGAGGCAAGCCCGTTCCAAGCTCCTGCTGGCCAGACCCGTGTTTGGACTGGCTGCAGTGGCCTAAGGTTTTCTTCTGTCACTCTTTCTGCACCCAGGACTGCCCAAACCACGGCTTCAAGGCAGGCATGAAGGTGGAAGCAGTAGACCTGGTGGAGCCCCGGCTCATCTGCGTGGCCACGGTGAAGCGCGTCGTCCACCGGCTCCTCAGCATCCACTTTGATGGCTGGGACAACGAGTATGACCAGTGGGTGGACTGCGAGTCTCCAGACATCTACCCCGTGGGGTGGTGCGAGCTGACAGGCTACCAGCTGCAACCCCCTGTTGTTCCAGGTGAGTGGAGATGTTACTGTGGTGTCCAGTGCCAGAGGACAGGTCCTTCCTGCCACTCTGTGAGCGGCTCCTTCTTTTATTGTGGAGGCCTTGCAGGGAGGAGAAAGTCGCCTCCTTGGTCTGCTCTGGCTTCCTGACAGTCTTCCTCTGCTGCCACACCTGCTAGCAGCTGGTAGAGGGGAGAAAACAGCCTGAGGTTTGAGGTTGGCTCTGTTTTCCCTCTGTTCCCCCACCTGCACACCAACAGAGGATTGCTCCTGATGAAGCTGGGTAGAGTTCCAGGTGGTCTTGtccccacacagctcctgttTACTCTCAGAAAATGAACCCACACCCTCAGCCAGGTAGCAGGGGGAGCTCGGCCCCCGctcccctctctcctcactTCTATCACTCTGCCTGTAAAAGGTAAAAGTCTCCCTGTCGAGAGTTCTGT
Above is a window of Colius striatus isolate bColStr4 chromosome 1, bColStr4.1.hap1, whole genome shotgun sequence DNA encoding:
- the L3MBTL2 gene encoding lethal(3)malignant brain tumor-like protein 2 isoform X4, with product MEEEGDDEEEEDDLDTFGGYDSFRGYNSSMGSDSSSCLDESSDGEVAEQEAGELPPSPVHQPSSSWLSEDSGFEPAVCEMCGIVGTREAFFSKTKRFCSVSCSRSYSSNSKKASILARLRGKPPTKKAKVLHKAAWSAKIRAFLHSQGTGHLVDGTLSGQDALVLGFDWGKYLQEHGFKAAPVSCFRHVPLFEQWDDVVKGMKVEVLNNDAVLPSRVYWIASVIQTVGYRALLRYEGFENDSGHDFWCNLGTVDIHPIGWCAINSKILVPPQTIHAKCTDWRSYLMKKLVGARTIPVDFHIKMAESMKYPFRQGMRVEVVDKNHMSWTRMAVVDTVIGGRLRLLYEDGDSDDDFWCHMWSPLIHPVGWSRRVGHGMKKTEEKRNDMANHPTFRKIYCDAVPYLFKKVRAVYAEGGWFEEGMKLEAIDPLNLGNICVATVCKVLLDGYLMISIDGATSADESDWFCYHASSHAIFPINFCQKNNINLTPPKGHDAKTFNWESYLEKTKSRPAPARLFNTDCPNHGFKAGMKVEAVDLVEPRLICVATVKRVVHRLLSIHFDGWDNEYDQWVDCESPDIYPVGWCELTGYQLQPPVVPEPTTPVKAKEVPKRKKKPYGKKRKKLPAKASNVKQAVKKPPAPRTKREAKAASKTLPEPAPDEIIAVQVKEETIDPSVEEFGATELPVPISSIKQEVPE